A window of the Microbacterium sp. AZCO genome harbors these coding sequences:
- the pstA gene encoding phosphate ABC transporter permease PstA encodes MTPQLRAPETAPAASSSLKSGRLPRFVEPIFAVGSAALMAAVVFLLTQDFPVGLWLFLTAILYLIVIAIASSIVENRRKATDRVVRGLVICAFLLAVIPLVSALVTVIVQGAAVVNWQFITSVGGTQFNPETLEVTYQPGALQAIVGTLIITGIATLISVPIGIMTAVYLVEYAQPNNPLRRAITFLVDVMTGIPSIVAGLFAFSLFSLIVGPKAFSGFSASIALCVLMIPIVVRSTEEMLRLVPNELREAAFALGVPRSRTIIRVVLRTAASGIVTGVVLAIARIIGETAPIFIAASYTDALNLNPFNGPMQTLAVMAYTNYSFPTTDIAASQAQAWGAALLLVILIVIFNFIARIIATVFAPKTR; translated from the coding sequence AGCCGATCTTCGCCGTCGGCTCGGCCGCCCTGATGGCCGCGGTCGTCTTCCTCCTGACGCAGGATTTCCCGGTGGGCCTCTGGCTCTTCCTCACGGCGATCCTCTACCTGATCGTCATCGCCATCGCGTCCTCGATCGTCGAGAACCGGCGCAAGGCCACCGACCGGGTCGTGCGCGGCCTCGTGATCTGCGCCTTCCTCCTCGCGGTCATCCCGCTCGTCTCGGCGCTCGTGACCGTCATCGTGCAGGGCGCCGCGGTCGTGAACTGGCAGTTCATCACGAGCGTGGGCGGAACGCAGTTCAACCCCGAGACGCTCGAGGTCACCTACCAGCCGGGCGCCCTCCAGGCAATCGTCGGCACGCTCATCATCACGGGCATCGCCACGCTCATCTCGGTGCCGATCGGCATCATGACGGCGGTCTACCTCGTCGAGTACGCGCAACCGAACAACCCGCTGCGCCGCGCCATCACGTTCCTCGTCGACGTCATGACCGGCATCCCGTCGATCGTCGCGGGTCTGTTCGCGTTCTCGCTGTTCTCGCTCATCGTCGGACCGAAGGCGTTCTCCGGCTTCTCGGCATCCATCGCCCTGTGCGTCCTGATGATCCCGATCGTCGTGCGCTCCACGGAGGAGATGCTGCGGCTCGTGCCGAACGAGCTCCGCGAGGCGGCGTTCGCCCTCGGCGTGCCGCGGTCGCGCACGATCATCCGCGTCGTGCTGCGCACGGCCGCGAGCGGCATCGTGACCGGCGTCGTCCTCGCGATCGCCCGCATCATCGGCGAGACCGCCCCGATCTTCATCGCGGCCAGCTACACCGACGCGCTCAACCTCAACCCGTTCAACGGTCCGATGCAGACGCTCGCCGTCATGGCGTACACGAACTACAGCTTCCCGACGACCGACATCGCCGCCTCGCAGGCACAGGCGTGGGGCGCGGCGCTGCTGCTCGTCATCCTCATCGTGATCTTCAACTTCATCGCCCGCATCATCGCGACCGTGTTCGCGCCGAAGACCCGCTAG
- the pstB gene encoding phosphate ABC transporter ATP-binding protein PstB, with protein MSKSIDVNDLNVYYSDFLAVEGVSMEIAPRSVTAFIGPSGCGKSTFLRTLNRMHEVIPGAHVKGEVFVDGENLYAPGVDPVLVRRQVGMVFQRPNPFPTMSIKENVLAGVKLNNKRISKTDADDLVEKSLRGANLWNEVKDRLDKPGAGLSGGQQQRLCIARAIAVSPDVLLMDEPCSALDPISTLAIEDLIEELKSDYTIVIVTHNMQQASRVSDKTAFFNIAGTGKPGKLIEYADTPTIFTAPSVQATEDYVSGRFG; from the coding sequence GTGTCCAAGAGCATCGACGTCAACGACCTCAACGTCTACTACAGCGACTTCCTCGCCGTCGAAGGCGTCTCCATGGAGATCGCCCCCCGCTCGGTGACGGCGTTCATCGGCCCGTCCGGCTGCGGCAAGTCGACCTTCCTTCGCACGCTCAACCGCATGCACGAAGTCATCCCCGGCGCACACGTGAAGGGTGAGGTCTTCGTCGACGGCGAGAATCTGTACGCGCCGGGCGTCGACCCCGTGCTCGTGCGTCGCCAGGTCGGCATGGTGTTCCAGCGCCCCAATCCGTTCCCCACGATGTCGATCAAGGAGAACGTGCTCGCGGGGGTCAAGCTCAACAACAAGCGCATCTCCAAGACCGACGCCGACGACCTCGTCGAGAAGTCGCTGCGCGGCGCCAACCTCTGGAACGAGGTCAAGGACCGCCTCGACAAGCCGGGCGCCGGGCTCTCCGGCGGACAGCAGCAGCGCCTCTGCATCGCACGGGCCATCGCCGTCTCCCCCGACGTGCTGCTGATGGACGAGCCCTGCTCCGCGCTCGACCCCATCTCGACGCTCGCGATCGAGGACCTCATCGAGGAGCTCAAGAGCGACTACACGATTGTCATCGTGACCCACAACATGCAGCAGGCCTCGCGCGTGAGCGACAAGACGGCGTTCTTCAACATCGCCGGCACGGGCAAGCCCGGCAAGCTCATCGAGTACGCCGACACCCCGACGATCTTCACCGCGCCGTCCGTGCAGGCGACCGAGGACTACGTGTCGGGTCGCTTCGGATAA
- a CDS encoding aminodeoxychorismate lyase has protein sequence MAWRFALMIDPAASDDPRTDFSGTFRIIDPATPALSVGELSTQRGDGIFESIGVVDGHAQEVGPHLERLAHSAQLCDLPAPNAAQWRQAIELAAAESPAEGEGVIKLILSRGVEHGPAPTAWVTVAQAADNTTARTRGIRVVTLDRGYDSGAPARAPWLLLGAKTLSYAVNMAALREARRRGADDAIFVSSDGLVLEAPTASVVLRFGDRFVTPEPTGAILHGTTQLSLFDHLRAEGHDVGYETIPVADLVKADAAWLLSSVRLAAPITEVDGIAIPVDAGLTASINRYLLSPRD, from the coding sequence ATGGCTTGGCGCTTCGCCCTCATGATCGACCCCGCGGCATCCGACGATCCCCGCACCGACTTCTCCGGCACGTTCCGGATCATCGATCCCGCGACACCGGCGCTGAGCGTGGGGGAGCTGAGCACCCAGCGCGGCGACGGCATCTTCGAGTCGATCGGCGTCGTCGACGGGCACGCGCAGGAGGTCGGCCCCCATCTGGAGCGCCTCGCGCACTCCGCGCAGCTGTGCGACCTCCCTGCGCCCAATGCCGCGCAGTGGCGCCAGGCGATCGAGCTCGCGGCGGCCGAGAGCCCAGCCGAGGGCGAGGGCGTCATCAAGCTCATCCTGAGCCGCGGAGTCGAGCACGGACCCGCGCCGACGGCATGGGTCACGGTCGCGCAGGCCGCCGACAACACGACGGCGCGCACCCGCGGCATCCGCGTCGTCACCCTCGACCGCGGGTACGACAGCGGCGCACCCGCGCGCGCCCCCTGGCTGCTGCTCGGCGCCAAGACCCTCTCGTACGCCGTCAACATGGCGGCGCTGCGCGAAGCGCGGCGCAGGGGAGCCGATGACGCGATCTTCGTGTCGAGCGACGGACTCGTGCTCGAGGCGCCCACGGCGTCGGTCGTGCTGCGCTTCGGCGACCGGTTCGTCACGCCCGAGCCGACGGGCGCGATCCTCCACGGCACGACGCAGCTGAGCCTGTTCGACCACCTTCGGGCGGAGGGCCACGACGTCGGCTACGAGACCATCCCGGTCGCCGACCTCGTCAAGGCCGACGCGGCGTGGCTCCTCTCCAGCGTGCGCCTCGCCGCCCCCATCACCGAGGTGGACGGCATCGCGATCCCCGTCGACGCCGGCCTGACGGCATCCATCAACCGCTACCTGCTGAGCCCCCGCGACTGA
- a CDS encoding DNA-directed RNA polymerase subunit beta, translating into MSDSRDFHKPVRRPAELFDRLFAAEDPAEVSRVAHSTAQALLTRVRQDPDGEVVDRLVAFTDEHGIDDIAELWSRSPAKTLPGALWRLYLLQLMIHDDPQTAALLYERGRTELRSADPVVAGAPVPAGPDELVTLVDTILRGLFEGDFAVALDRAAAFSRVQASGATHLADDYERTEPERASAFTTRALRLSDYAADLSACAALWRRDALT; encoded by the coding sequence GTGAGCGACTCCAGGGACTTCCACAAGCCGGTGCGGCGACCCGCGGAGCTCTTCGACCGCCTCTTCGCGGCGGAGGATCCCGCCGAGGTGTCGCGCGTCGCGCACTCCACGGCGCAGGCGCTCCTCACCCGCGTCCGCCAGGACCCCGATGGCGAAGTCGTCGACCGGCTCGTCGCGTTCACCGACGAGCACGGCATCGACGACATCGCGGAGCTTTGGTCGCGCTCGCCCGCCAAGACCCTGCCGGGGGCGCTGTGGCGGCTGTACCTGCTGCAGCTCATGATCCACGACGATCCCCAGACGGCGGCGCTCCTCTACGAGCGGGGTCGCACCGAGCTGCGCTCCGCCGATCCCGTCGTCGCCGGGGCGCCGGTTCCCGCCGGCCCCGACGAGCTCGTGACGCTCGTGGACACGATCCTGCGGGGTCTGTTCGAGGGGGACTTCGCCGTCGCGCTCGACCGTGCCGCGGCGTTCTCCCGCGTGCAGGCGTCCGGCGCGACGCACCTCGCCGACGACTACGAGCGCACCGAGCCCGAGCGCGCCTCGGCGTTCACGACGCGGGCTCTGCGGCTGTCGGACTACGCGGCCGACCTTTCGGCGTGCGCGGCGCTATGGCGACGGGACGCCCTGACCTGA
- a CDS encoding VOC family protein, whose translation MTVSLAYSPITVDDVEAAIPFYRDGLGLEVANDVSYDGHRWVSFGFPGQAGLALVVSDPSAGRSPEDGDALTRLVVKGSGPGPYVFTTDDLDATFERLRASGAEVLQEPIEQAWGPRDAAFRDPAGNHIRINQA comes from the coding sequence ATGACCGTTTCACTCGCTTACAGCCCCATCACCGTTGACGACGTCGAGGCCGCGATCCCGTTCTACCGCGACGGACTCGGCCTCGAGGTCGCCAACGACGTCTCCTACGACGGACACCGCTGGGTGTCGTTCGGCTTCCCCGGTCAGGCGGGCCTCGCGCTCGTCGTGTCCGACCCCTCGGCGGGCCGCTCGCCGGAGGACGGCGATGCGCTCACGCGCCTCGTCGTGAAGGGCTCGGGCCCCGGCCCGTACGTCTTCACGACCGACGACCTCGACGCGACCTTCGAGCGACTGCGCGCCTCGGGCGCGGAGGTGCTGCAGGAGCCGATCGAGCAGGCGTGGGGGCCCCGGGATGCCGCCTTCCGCGACCCCGCCGGCAACCACATCCGGATCAACCAGGCCTGA
- a CDS encoding helix-turn-helix transcriptional regulator: MDRDYALPLDVPTMAAKALMSPAHFSREFKAAYGETPYSYLMTRRIERAMALLRAGASVTDACTAVGATSLGSFSSTFTEIVGETPSSYRSRPHDAAEAMPLCVAKILTRPTRYA, encoded by the coding sequence ATGGACCGCGACTACGCCCTGCCGCTCGATGTGCCGACGATGGCCGCCAAGGCGCTCATGTCGCCCGCGCACTTCTCGCGAGAGTTCAAGGCCGCCTACGGTGAGACGCCGTACTCGTACCTCATGACCAGGCGCATCGAGCGGGCGATGGCGCTCCTGCGGGCCGGAGCCTCCGTGACGGATGCCTGCACCGCCGTCGGCGCGACGTCGCTGGGCTCCTTCAGCTCGACGTTCACCGAGATCGTCGGCGAGACACCCTCGTCGTACCGATCGCGGCCGCACGACGCGGCCGAGGCGATGCCGCTGTGCGTCGCGAAGATCCTGACGCGGCCCACACGCTACGCCTGA
- a CDS encoding anti-sigma factor — MNVHEFAELAAGHALGALTIYDERAFQEALAQHPEWAGILDADAATVAELAESVAEVEPPARVRAALLAQISGADRHAVEVTADVADAIPDASPLVAPPLEDPALEPLEDPAPEPFGAAAEPATVRDVVEPPTSTEAIQTAARRTWTRGLLALAASFVLLIAIGTGVAYLGDRLREPADVRALNQIEAAADSQSATVQVEGGGTATAHWSPSSGKAVLVTDGLDEAGAKQTYELWFVRGGTPVSAGVFDTDRAGDATTLLDGSMQAGDTIAVTVEPAGGSPTGQPSSDPILTIPTA; from the coding sequence GTGAACGTGCATGAATTCGCCGAGCTGGCCGCCGGCCACGCTCTCGGCGCCCTGACGATCTACGACGAGCGCGCCTTCCAGGAGGCGCTCGCCCAGCACCCGGAATGGGCGGGGATCCTCGATGCGGATGCCGCGACCGTCGCCGAGCTCGCGGAATCCGTCGCCGAGGTCGAGCCGCCGGCGCGCGTGCGCGCCGCGCTGCTCGCGCAGATCTCCGGCGCCGACCGGCATGCCGTCGAAGTCACGGCGGACGTCGCGGACGCGATTCCGGATGCCTCGCCCCTCGTCGCGCCGCCGCTCGAGGACCCGGCTCTCGAGCCGCTCGAGGACCCCGCTCCGGAGCCGTTCGGGGCGGCCGCGGAGCCGGCCACCGTGCGCGACGTCGTCGAGCCGCCCACCTCCACCGAGGCGATCCAGACGGCGGCGAGGCGCACCTGGACGCGCGGGCTGCTCGCGCTCGCGGCATCCTTCGTCCTCCTGATCGCGATCGGGACGGGCGTCGCCTATCTCGGCGACCGACTGCGCGAGCCGGCGGACGTGCGCGCCCTCAACCAGATCGAGGCGGCCGCCGATTCGCAGTCGGCGACCGTGCAGGTCGAGGGCGGCGGAACGGCGACGGCGCACTGGTCGCCGTCGTCCGGCAAGGCCGTGCTCGTGACCGACGGGCTCGACGAGGCCGGCGCGAAGCAGACCTACGAGCTGTGGTTCGTGCGCGGCGGCACGCCGGTCTCGGCGGGCGTCTTCGACACCGATCGCGCGGGCGACGCCACGACGCTCCTCGACGGCTCCATGCAGGCCGGCGACACCATCGCCGTGACGGTCGAGCCCGCGGGCGGTTCGCCGACAGGGCAGCCGTCGTCGGATCCGATCCTCACGATCCCGACCGCGTGA
- the sigK gene encoding ECF RNA polymerase sigma factor SigK — MLMDVVIDGVDVPDEGAVVDHVADLLVEVAAGGQTAFARLYDLMAPRVFGLILRVLVDRAQSEEVLQEVFLEVWQSAERFAPNKGQGRAWVLTIAHRRAVDRVRSSQASADRDTRVGLRDLDVPHDGVAEQAELRIEGRRVARAIAALPEVQREAITLAYYGGYSQSEIAALVGSPLGTIKTRMRDGLSRLRTELGVTA; from the coding sequence ATGCTGATGGATGTGGTGATCGATGGAGTGGACGTCCCGGACGAGGGCGCCGTCGTCGACCACGTCGCCGACCTGCTCGTCGAGGTCGCCGCGGGCGGGCAGACCGCCTTCGCGCGCCTCTACGACCTCATGGCCCCGCGTGTCTTCGGCCTCATCCTGCGCGTCCTCGTGGATCGCGCGCAGAGCGAGGAGGTGCTGCAGGAGGTGTTCCTCGAGGTGTGGCAATCCGCCGAGCGCTTCGCTCCGAACAAAGGACAGGGAAGGGCGTGGGTGCTCACGATCGCGCATCGTCGTGCTGTCGACCGGGTTCGGTCGTCGCAGGCGAGCGCCGACCGCGACACGCGCGTGGGCCTTCGCGATCTCGACGTCCCGCATGACGGCGTGGCCGAGCAGGCCGAGCTGCGCATCGAAGGACGCCGGGTCGCACGGGCCATCGCGGCACTGCCCGAGGTCCAGCGAGAGGCGATCACACTCGCGTATTACGGCGGGTACAGCCAGAGTGAGATCGCGGCCCTCGTGGGGTCGCCCTTGGGAACGATCAAGACGAGAATGCGCGACGGGCTGTCGCGCCTGCGTACAGAGCTGGGGGTGACGGCGTGA
- a CDS encoding cytochrome c biogenesis protein DipZ yields MSLVIIGLLGGLITGISPCILPVLPVIFLTGGAQSARFEGEPAPASRARPYLVILGLVTSFTIVTLAGSLVLGALNLPQDVIRWIGIAVLVLIGVGLIVPKVEQLLERPFQWIPRREVSNRGSGFGVGLALGAVFVPCAGPVLAAIIVAGSTGRIGIDTVLLTASFAVGVAVPLLFFALAGRTLIERIRAFRTRERGLRIAAGIAMLALAVGLVFNVPQLLQRLVPDYTAAAQRDLTDNDEARRALDLGGLVTAENEQLSQCTNAATELESCGPAPAIRGIDQWLNTPGGAPVDLADLRGKVVLIDFWAYSCINCQRSIPHVVAWDRAYRDLGLEVIGVHSPEYAFEKDAANVAAGARDFGITYPVALDNDLATWTAYRNRYWPAHYLVDKDGVVRHIAFGEGNYAATEKLIRELLTQADPDAALPLATEVADDTPQVGSTTRETFLGSSKDVNFAGAERYGQGSADFALPADQPADSFALDRGWTIATQYAQPSGPGGGGIRLRFHADQVRMVLSGEGEVRVRLDGGAESVVSVSGTPRSYEVARGVGGRDAVLDVTVSPGVAVYSFTFG; encoded by the coding sequence GTGTCGCTCGTCATCATCGGACTGCTCGGCGGTCTCATCACCGGCATCTCGCCGTGCATCCTGCCCGTGCTGCCCGTCATCTTCCTCACCGGCGGTGCGCAGTCGGCGCGGTTCGAGGGGGAGCCGGCTCCGGCATCCCGAGCCCGCCCGTATCTGGTGATCCTCGGGCTCGTGACGAGCTTCACGATCGTCACCCTCGCAGGCTCCCTCGTGCTGGGGGCGCTGAATCTGCCGCAGGACGTCATCCGCTGGATCGGCATCGCCGTGCTCGTGCTCATCGGCGTCGGGCTCATCGTGCCGAAGGTGGAGCAGCTGCTCGAGCGGCCGTTCCAGTGGATCCCGCGCCGCGAGGTGTCCAACCGGGGGAGCGGCTTCGGGGTGGGCCTGGCGCTCGGGGCTGTCTTCGTACCGTGCGCGGGTCCCGTCCTCGCCGCCATCATCGTCGCGGGCTCGACGGGACGCATCGGGATCGACACCGTGCTGCTCACGGCGTCCTTCGCGGTCGGCGTCGCCGTGCCGCTGCTCTTCTTCGCCCTCGCGGGGCGCACGCTCATCGAGCGCATCCGCGCCTTCCGGACGAGGGAGCGGGGGCTGCGCATCGCGGCGGGGATCGCGATGCTCGCGCTCGCGGTCGGCCTCGTCTTCAACGTGCCGCAGCTGCTTCAGCGGCTCGTGCCCGACTACACTGCGGCGGCCCAGCGCGACCTGACCGACAACGACGAGGCCCGCCGGGCGCTCGACCTCGGCGGTCTCGTGACGGCCGAGAACGAGCAGCTCTCGCAGTGCACCAACGCCGCGACGGAGCTGGAGTCCTGCGGACCCGCGCCCGCGATCCGCGGCATCGACCAGTGGCTCAATACACCCGGCGGAGCGCCCGTCGATCTCGCCGATCTCCGGGGCAAGGTCGTGCTGATCGACTTCTGGGCCTACTCCTGCATCAACTGCCAGCGCAGCATCCCGCACGTCGTCGCCTGGGACCGTGCATACCGTGACCTCGGTCTCGAGGTGATCGGCGTGCACTCGCCCGAGTACGCGTTCGAGAAGGATGCGGCGAACGTCGCCGCCGGTGCGCGCGACTTCGGCATCACCTATCCGGTGGCGCTCGACAACGACCTCGCGACCTGGACGGCGTACCGCAACCGCTACTGGCCCGCGCACTACCTCGTCGACAAGGACGGCGTCGTGCGTCACATCGCGTTCGGCGAGGGGAACTACGCGGCGACGGAGAAGCTCATCCGCGAGCTGCTGACGCAGGCCGATCCGGATGCCGCGCTCCCGCTGGCGACGGAGGTCGCCGACGACACGCCGCAGGTGGGCTCAACGACGCGCGAGACCTTCCTCGGATCGTCGAAGGACGTCAACTTCGCCGGCGCCGAGCGCTACGGCCAGGGCTCGGCCGACTTCGCGCTTCCCGCCGACCAGCCGGCCGACTCCTTCGCCCTGGACCGAGGGTGGACGATCGCGACGCAGTACGCCCAGCCGTCGGGACCCGGCGGAGGCGGCATCCGTCTCCGCTTCCACGCCGATCAGGTGCGAATGGTGCTCTCGGGCGAGGGCGAGGTGCGGGTGCGCCTGGACGGGGGAGCGGAGAGCGTCGTGTCGGTGTCGGGGACGCCGCGCTCCTACGAGGTGGCGCGCGGAGTAGGGGGCCGGGATGCCGTGCTCGACGTGACGGTGTCGCCCGGCGTCGCAGTCTACTCATTCACCTTCGGCTGA
- a CDS encoding fasciclin domain-containing protein, whose product MLTKKTHLAAGLSLAFAAALALSACSGSSAGSDDSMESSAPTTQSTPSETMDTMDPAANLVGPGCQDYAAAVPDGAGSIQGMSQDPVAVAASNNPLLTTLVSAVSGQLNPNVNLVDTLNGSEFTVFAPVDDAFAKIDPATIEALKTDSATLSSILTYHVVPGQIEPSDIVGTHTTVQGSDLEVTGSGDDLMVNDAKVICGGVQTANATVYLIDTVLMPPAQ is encoded by the coding sequence ATGCTCACGAAGAAGACCCACCTCGCCGCCGGCCTGTCGCTCGCATTCGCGGCGGCCCTCGCGCTCTCCGCCTGCTCGGGCAGCAGCGCCGGATCGGATGACTCGATGGAGTCCTCCGCGCCGACGACGCAGTCGACCCCGTCGGAGACGATGGACACGATGGACCCGGCCGCCAACCTCGTCGGCCCCGGCTGCCAGGACTACGCCGCCGCCGTGCCGGACGGCGCGGGCTCGATCCAGGGCATGTCGCAGGACCCGGTCGCGGTCGCGGCATCCAACAACCCGCTCCTGACGACGCTCGTCTCGGCCGTCAGCGGACAGCTCAACCCCAACGTGAACCTCGTCGACACCCTCAACGGCAGCGAGTTCACCGTGTTCGCGCCCGTCGACGACGCCTTCGCCAAGATCGATCCCGCGACGATCGAGGCTCTGAAGACGGATTCGGCGACGCTGTCGTCGATCCTCACGTACCACGTGGTCCCCGGCCAGATCGAACCCTCCGACATCGTCGGCACGCACACCACCGTGCAGGGCTCCGACCTCGAGGTGACGGGCAGCGGCGACGACCTCATGGTCAACGACGCCAAGGTCATCTGCGGCGGTGTTCAGACCGCGAACGCGACCGTCTACCTCATCGACACGGTGCTGATGCCGCCGGCCCAGTGA
- a CDS encoding SLC13 family permease produces the protein MGDVPITIIGAVLLLVSGAAVAFGVMPAADVLAIGDRVWPILLFVLAITVVAELAALAGVFDLASAFLARLARGRVWLLWLLVVALAVVATAFLSLDTTAVLLTPVVIAVARAHRLDPLPFAFTTVWLANTASLALPVSNLTNLLAVESFGGDARSFVALLGASALIAIGVTVALLWIVFRRRLRGRFSPAPGPVIGDRVLTWCAGGVVVLLLPLLVSGIPPWMPALAAAVVLGVLYAWRFPRALRFSLLPWQLIVFASGLFLAVGVLESLGAQTVLQALSGSGDDPVELWRLSGVGMLGANAVNNLPAYLALEGVADSPARLASLLIGVNAGPLITPWASLATLLWHERLRAVGVTVSWGRFALLGLVAAPLTVALSVLPLAWR, from the coding sequence ATGGGTGACGTGCCGATCACCATCATCGGAGCAGTCCTCCTGCTCGTGAGCGGGGCTGCCGTGGCGTTCGGCGTCATGCCGGCCGCGGACGTGCTCGCGATCGGGGATCGGGTCTGGCCGATCCTGCTGTTCGTGCTCGCGATCACCGTGGTCGCGGAGCTCGCCGCGCTCGCAGGTGTCTTCGATCTCGCGTCGGCCTTCCTCGCCCGGCTCGCCCGCGGACGAGTGTGGCTGCTATGGCTGCTCGTCGTGGCGCTCGCCGTGGTCGCGACGGCGTTCCTGTCGCTCGACACGACGGCCGTGCTCCTGACTCCCGTCGTCATCGCGGTCGCCCGCGCCCACCGTCTCGATCCGCTCCCCTTCGCATTCACCACGGTGTGGCTCGCCAACACGGCCTCACTCGCACTCCCGGTCTCGAACCTCACGAACCTGCTCGCCGTCGAGTCGTTCGGCGGCGACGCCCGCTCGTTCGTCGCCCTGCTCGGAGCGTCGGCCCTCATCGCGATCGGCGTCACGGTCGCCCTGCTGTGGATCGTCTTCCGCCGTCGCTTGCGCGGCCGGTTCTCTCCGGCGCCCGGCCCGGTCATCGGCGACCGGGTGCTGACCTGGTGCGCGGGCGGTGTCGTCGTGCTGCTCCTGCCCCTGCTGGTTTCGGGCATCCCCCCGTGGATGCCGGCCCTCGCCGCCGCCGTCGTGCTCGGGGTGCTCTACGCCTGGCGGTTCCCCCGCGCGCTGCGCTTCTCGCTGCTGCCGTGGCAGCTGATCGTCTTCGCGAGCGGGCTCTTCCTCGCCGTCGGCGTGCTGGAGTCGCTCGGCGCGCAGACCGTACTGCAGGCGCTGAGCGGCAGCGGTGACGACCCCGTCGAGCTGTGGCGTCTGTCCGGGGTCGGGATGCTGGGCGCCAACGCCGTGAACAATCTGCCGGCCTACCTCGCCCTGGAGGGGGTCGCCGACTCGCCGGCCCGGCTCGCGTCCCTCCTGATCGGAGTCAACGCCGGCCCGCTCATCACGCCCTGGGCGTCGCTTGCGACCCTGCTCTGGCACGAGCGTCTCCGCGCCGTGGGAGTGACCGTCTCGTGGGGGCGGTTCGCACTGCTCGGGCTGGTCGCGGCTCCGCTGACGGTCGCGCTGAGCGTCCTCCCGCTCGCGTGGAGGTGA
- a CDS encoding serine/threonine-protein kinase, with amino-acid sequence MTDLRSAAGVSTGDILDGRYRLDETIGEGGMARVYRAEDLALERPVAIKVMRGPTEGTPARDRVRSETTLLAGLSHPSLVTLYDAHISAEKPSYLVMELVEGKTLRDRLDAGGPLPPDEVAALAVDLSEALHVVHERGIVHRDIKPANVLLWPSPLPDREFRAKLTDFGIAYLLDATRVTSPGTVIGTAAYLAPEQLRGEKPSPAADIYGLGLVLLEALTGTRAFPHAVGHEAVLARLAVSPSIPDDLPGTWRAMLTAMTASNPARRPTALQVALAGTALRERHPSTGEVLAAFMDPAATAPEAIPAPPPLPDPPPAPPTEVLSPTPAHHSEPAPKRGRVALILAGIVALVIAAAFAIGVAAAVTSAEPEPIPTLPAVQEPLGTHLQDLLETVTP; translated from the coding sequence ATGACCGATCTGCGCTCTGCCGCGGGCGTCAGCACCGGCGACATCCTCGACGGCCGCTATCGGCTCGACGAGACGATCGGCGAAGGCGGGATGGCGCGTGTCTACCGCGCAGAGGACCTCGCACTGGAGCGTCCCGTGGCCATCAAGGTCATGCGGGGCCCGACGGAGGGGACGCCGGCACGCGACCGCGTCCGGTCGGAGACGACACTGCTCGCGGGCCTCAGCCACCCGTCGCTCGTGACGCTCTACGACGCGCACATCTCGGCCGAGAAGCCGAGCTATCTCGTGATGGAGCTCGTCGAGGGCAAGACCCTGCGCGACCGCCTCGACGCCGGCGGTCCGCTCCCGCCCGACGAGGTCGCCGCGCTCGCGGTCGACCTCTCCGAGGCCCTGCATGTCGTGCACGAGAGGGGCATCGTCCACCGCGACATCAAGCCGGCCAATGTGCTCCTGTGGCCGTCACCCCTCCCTGATCGGGAGTTCCGCGCGAAGCTCACCGACTTCGGCATCGCCTACCTCCTCGACGCGACGCGTGTCACCTCCCCCGGCACGGTCATCGGGACGGCCGCCTACCTCGCGCCGGAGCAGCTGCGCGGCGAGAAGCCGTCGCCCGCTGCCGACATCTACGGCCTGGGACTCGTGCTGCTCGAGGCGCTCACCGGCACCCGCGCCTTCCCTCATGCGGTCGGGCACGAAGCCGTGCTCGCACGCCTCGCCGTCTCCCCCAGCATCCCCGACGATCTACCGGGAACGTGGCGCGCGATGCTCACCGCCATGACCGCGTCCAACCCCGCACGTCGTCCGACGGCGCTCCAGGTCGCCCTGGCCGGCACCGCCCTCCGGGAGCGGCATCCCTCCACCGGCGAGGTGCTCGCGGCCTTCATGGACCCCGCCGCCACCGCTCCCGAGGCGATCCCCGCGCCGCCCCCGCTGCCGGATCCGCCGCCCGCCCCGCCGACCGAGGTGCTGTCACCGACTCCGGCGCACCACTCCGAGCCCGCGCCCAAGCGGGGCCGTGTCGCGCTCATCCTCGCGGGCATCGTCGCGCTCGTCATCGCAGCGGCGTTCGCCATCGGGGTCGCGGCCGCCGTCACCTCGGCAGAGCCGGAGCCGATACCCACCCTTCCCGCCGTCCAGGAGCCGCTCGGAACGCACCTCCAGGACCTCCTCGAGACGGTGACGCCCTGA